The region ACATACTCTCTCTCAAAAGTTCGTCTTCGAATGACCGCAAATATGAAAAACTATAGTTTAGCGCGAGCATATTAGTCAAAAATAAACtaactaaatattaaatatggtaaaatattattataatatataatagtCCTTAGACGATTATCACATTTTTACTCGAAAAACCTTGAAGCTACTCATGTCATGCCATGCCATGTTTATAGGGTGAGAACCGGGAGAAACCAGAACACGAACCTACTATTTGTAACGACAAATTGGTGACCAAGTAgaatatattgcaaacatttaaatttaaatacgaTATGATattcaaaaagttaaatataTGTAAACCTATTTTCTAGTCATTGGACGTACGTATTTATTTCATAGAGATATTGCTAACTAAGCTGATACCGATATCGGGAAAACCAAACGAAATTGCGTTGAGTTAATACTATACTCGCCCATCATACACAGAAACAAATACTAAATTGGAACAATTGCAAATGCTAAATACAAATATGTAACTGAAGTTGTTGGTGAATAAACAAGCTACAAAACATTCCCCTCTTTTATTTTCCCCTCAAAACGACATTCgtacaatttaaattaaaactttattgGGTGGTCTCGCTTAATATTTACATCGAATTCAAAAGAATATGTTTCAAACTTAATCAATTGGTATTACGCAGCCCCGGTAAAGTCcggcatatatatatatatacgtacaCAATATATAGTAGTCCTAATTCTCAAATTTGCTATGTATGGTATATACATTTTGTATATGGGTAGATTGTTCAAGATAAGGTCAACTTTTAGAAAGCCACAAAAATAGGGATAGTGTAAAATGTCAAGAACGTTTTAAACCTTAAACTAATTCCGTAATTGTGTATCTAAAACACTAGGATTCGGGTGCGATTCGAGTGCATGCATTCATGGGCAACCCTAAGCAGTCGCCTTGGAGTCATCCAGCTGGGAGGTGTCGTGCTTCTCCTTGGCGAACGAAATAATTTGGTTCAGACTTTCGCCCAGCTCCTCCATCACCTCGCGCTCCGTGTCCTCGATGGGTAAATTCTGTTTTTCATGCATCACTATTCGCGATATCATGCACATAATGGTGGCCTCGATCACGTCGTTCGTGAGATAGAGATTCGAACGATTTTCGATCTTCTTTTTGTCCTTGGAACCTTTGGCTTTGCTTGGAGTCTCCGCACCCACCACACCGTCCAAAGAGTCCATGTCAACATCCGGACGATCCTCCATATTGCGACAACCTGTAAGGGCATTATTTTAGTTTGGTTACAGATGGAAAGTGCTGGTCCTACTTACCCACGCATTTGCATATGCTGGTGCAAGGAATCTTTGCCTCGTAGCATTCACAATAATTTTTAAGGCAGCCTGATCTCTTACAGTTGCAACCTTTGTTATGCAGTCGCATATCCCCCGAGTTGGGGGCCGTAATTTTGGGTCTAAAAGTACATTTATCAATTAATCAGATCCCATAACCAGTTTTGGATAAGTAACTCACTTGAAGGCGCTTGGATTACGGTCCAAACAACTCCGAATGGCTCGCTCTCGCTCCACCTCGTAGTCAAGATTGTTGAAGCAGTCCTTGCAGGTGCAGTTCTGGCAGAACTCTCCATTGGCAAAGCAGTCGCAATACAGCTTCAGACACTGGGACTTGCTACAGTTACAATGCTTTCTTCGAGACGCCCCTATTCCACTCAACGCTTCGGCGGCCGCTCCTGTTCCGCTGGCCGGTGGCTTCAAAGTGTCGTACAGCGGCTGAGTGGGTCCCAAAACCTTCAGGTATTGCGTACCTTGCGTTGGTAGCGTTTGTGAACTAGAGTCGGGTGCCTTGGCCTGCTGCTGGttctgcagctgctgctgcctgaTCCTTTGCTTGGCCTGCGCCTGAACTTGCAGCTGCTTCTTCTGCTGAGGATTGACTTGGCTTAGACGTTGCTTGGTGGCCGCCAGGGACGTTCGCATTTTGTTGTCCATATACCCCGTGTACCCACGTCGCATGGCATGTGTCATTGTCTGCGGATTGCGAATCATGTACTTCACCCCATTGCCGCCCGCCGATTTGATAACATTGTATATCTTCTTCGGGGGACTGGGACTTTCTTTCTCGGGCGAGCGTCCAGCGAGATTCGTCCCCGATTGCGTAGAAGACTGCAGCTGGGGTTTCCCCTGCTGCATGGTAATTACGTAGCGCGGCTTTTTGGCCTCCGGACCCGAGTCGCTGGCTTCGTTGACATCGCTGCCAGTGGTCGTCTGCTTTAACTGTGTGTTGAGATCTGTGAGCCGGTGCTTTCGGATGGGTTCCGTGTTCACCTCAGTCGCTGATGACTTGGTTGCAGTGGAGTTGGCGCTCAGCGCACgctgcaaataaaaaaaaattcgatttAGAGAACCATATTCgattaaataaatcaaaaatccaCTTACCTTGGAGACGAACGTCTGCACGGAGGGCAAGGGCACAATACTGCCTCCCGTGGACTTCACAACAATTTTGCTGGCCGGGCTAGGACCTGCCTTGCTTCCAGCTACCGAAGTAGCTGCATGAGAAGTCGAGATTGTGGTGGTAGAGGTTGCAGTTGCTCCAGACGGCGATCTTAATAAGGTGATCTTCTGCCCGCTAGGAGTGGGCTTCGCTGTCGTAGCTGTCGTGGCCCCGACGGCACCCTTGTTGTTGGACAGAACCCGTACATACTGGACTCCACCCTTTCCCGGCAACTGAATGGCATGCAATCCACTCACAGACGCACTACCCGAGGCAGAAGCTGTGGTGGTGGCAGACGACTTTGGTGACAACTTGATAATGTTTTTACTGGACACCAAGATTTGTTTGCCTCCACTCTGGACCACCATTTTGCTCGGAGTCGTGGGAGTCGTTGGACTGCCAGTCACCACTGGTTTTGGTGCAGGAGTCGCTTTAAGCACCACTTGACTGCCTGATTTACTGATCACCACATTGGCAGTGGTGGGCTTAACAGATGGAGCCCCTGC is a window of Drosophila bipectinata strain 14024-0381.07 chromosome 2R, DbipHiC1v2, whole genome shotgun sequence DNA encoding:
- the mip120 gene encoding protein lin-54 homolog isoform X2, whose translation is MDTSDGNLEFLDDNTPLPELSFEDLIEPTAEKGGQHMDNDARGSDDNVVDREDESLNTPQFKKTVFQEKRQTPGVTVLKSHAIKVVTAGSASTVGSGAGTTSLNPNKPLITDVKILNKLKPIVTSNTLKIGNTTIASTSTAAGTSKALSSMTQIKTPDGRVLFVQKSIPGTPPSSTKTLVTGSPTGSIRRIVAPAGIQKAVLSKGVAVAGTGLVKAAVPGRPSNSAITLKGITSVTQGSSVKPSPSSTASSSTPGSPAKFQVVRTTDGKIIKINQSSPSVLLNAKPQATVAAGAPSVKPTTANVVISKSGSQVVLKATPAPKPVVTGSPTTPTTPSKMVVQSGGKQILVSSKNIIKLSPKSSATTTASASGSASVSGLHAIQLPGKGGVQYVRVLSNNKGAVGATTATTAKPTPSGQKITLLRSPSGATATSTTTISTSHAATSVAGSKAGPSPASKIVVKSTGGSIVPLPSVQTFVSKRALSANSTATKSSATEVNTEPIRKHRLTDLNTQLKQTTTGSDVNEASDSGPEAKKPRYVITMQQGKPQLQSSTQSGTNLAGRSPEKESPSPPKKIYNVIKSAGGNGVKYMIRNPQTMTHAMRRGYTGYMDNKMRTSLAATKQRLSQVNPQQKKQLQVQAQAKQRIRQQQLQNQQQAKAPDSSSQTLPTQGTQYLKVLGPTQPLYDTLKPPASGTGAAAEALSGIGASRRKHCNCSKSQCLKLYCDCFANGEFCQNCTCKDCFNNLDYEVERERAIRSCLDRNPSAFKPKITAPNSGDMRLHNKGCNCKRSGCLKNYCECYEAKIPCTSICKCVGCRNMEDRPDVDMDSLDGVVGAETPSKAKGSKDKKKIENRSNLYLTNDVIEATIMCMISRIVMHEKQNLPIEDTEREVMEELGESLNQIISFAKEKHDTSQLDDSKATA
- the mip120 gene encoding protein lin-54 homolog isoform X1; the protein is MANNRLSYTSEFLDDNTPLPELSFEDLIEPTAEKGGQHMDNDARGSDDNVVDREDESLNTPQFKKTVFQEKRQTPGVTVLKSHAIKVVTAGSASTVGSGAGTTSLNPNKPLITDVKILNKLKPIVTSNTLKIGNTTIASTSTAAGTSKALSSMTQIKTPDGRVLFVQKSIPGTPPSSTKTLVTGSPTGSIRRIVAPAGIQKAVLSKGVAVAGTGLVKAAVPGRPSNSAITLKGITSVTQGSSVKPSPSSTASSSTPGSPAKFQVVRTTDGKIIKINQSSPSVLLNAKPQATVAAGAPSVKPTTANVVISKSGSQVVLKATPAPKPVVTGSPTTPTTPSKMVVQSGGKQILVSSKNIIKLSPKSSATTTASASGSASVSGLHAIQLPGKGGVQYVRVLSNNKGAVGATTATTAKPTPSGQKITLLRSPSGATATSTTTISTSHAATSVAGSKAGPSPASKIVVKSTGGSIVPLPSVQTFVSKRALSANSTATKSSATEVNTEPIRKHRLTDLNTQLKQTTTGSDVNEASDSGPEAKKPRYVITMQQGKPQLQSSTQSGTNLAGRSPEKESPSPPKKIYNVIKSAGGNGVKYMIRNPQTMTHAMRRGYTGYMDNKMRTSLAATKQRLSQVNPQQKKQLQVQAQAKQRIRQQQLQNQQQAKAPDSSSQTLPTQGTQYLKVLGPTQPLYDTLKPPASGTGAAAEALSGIGASRRKHCNCSKSQCLKLYCDCFANGEFCQNCTCKDCFNNLDYEVERERAIRSCLDRNPSAFKPKITAPNSGDMRLHNKGCNCKRSGCLKNYCECYEAKIPCTSICKCVGCRNMEDRPDVDMDSLDGVVGAETPSKAKGSKDKKKIENRSNLYLTNDVIEATIMCMISRIVMHEKQNLPIEDTEREVMEELGESLNQIISFAKEKHDTSQLDDSKATA